A portion of the Blastochloris tepida genome contains these proteins:
- the exbB gene encoding tonB-system energizer ExbB, whose translation MTIVTVAGQRRLDVSHGGSARMARGTQAERMSGVRRALLSILLPALLWSPNVAAAQVQPEPPQVHQTHAPAIAAPPAPAVAEPTSPPAPSPATEAPSATAPTAAPLPTAAAPAAAPSIDRPADLPRDLSPLGMFLAADIVVQVVMVGLLLASVLTWTVWLAKTVELTAARRRVRADLEVLEDSATLDAALARLVPQDGAVTALARAAAVEIDASGELAAAGIKERILSRLERIEAAASRRIARGTGILATIGSTAPFVGLFGTVWGIMNSFIGISKAQTTNLAVVAPGIAEALLATALGLVAAIPAVMIYNAFARQITGYRGLVGDAAAAVLRLAGRDLDRHAAGRPRVARTAAE comes from the coding sequence ATGACGATTGTGACTGTGGCGGGCCAGCGGAGATTGGACGTTTCCCATGGCGGCAGCGCGCGGATGGCGCGCGGCACGCAGGCCGAACGGATGTCCGGGGTGAGGCGGGCGCTGCTGTCGATCCTCCTTCCAGCCCTGCTGTGGTCGCCGAACGTGGCGGCCGCTCAAGTGCAGCCGGAGCCGCCGCAGGTCCATCAAACGCACGCCCCCGCCATCGCTGCGCCACCCGCGCCGGCAGTAGCGGAACCTACGTCCCCGCCCGCTCCCTCCCCGGCGACAGAGGCTCCCTCGGCGACAGCACCAACGGCGGCGCCTCTCCCCACTGCTGCAGCCCCCGCTGCCGCGCCGTCGATCGACAGGCCCGCCGACCTGCCGCGCGATCTGTCGCCGCTCGGCATGTTCCTGGCGGCCGACATCGTAGTGCAGGTGGTGATGGTCGGCCTGTTGCTGGCCTCGGTGCTGACCTGGACGGTGTGGCTCGCCAAGACGGTCGAACTCACCGCCGCGCGCCGGCGCGTCCGTGCCGATCTGGAGGTGCTGGAAGACTCGGCCACGCTTGATGCCGCGCTGGCGCGACTCGTGCCGCAGGACGGCGCGGTGACGGCGCTGGCCCGCGCCGCAGCCGTCGAGATCGACGCATCGGGCGAGCTTGCGGCGGCCGGCATCAAGGAGCGCATCCTCTCCCGCCTTGAGCGCATCGAGGCCGCAGCCAGCCGCCGGATCGCGCGCGGCACCGGAATCCTGGCCACCATCGGCTCGACCGCGCCGTTCGTCGGCCTGTTCGGCACGGTGTGGGGCATCATGAACAGCTTCATCGGCATCTCGAAGGCGCAGACCACCAATCTGGCGGTGGTGGCGCCCGGCATCGCCGAGGCGCTGCTCGCAACGGCGCTCGGTCTGGTCGCCGCCATCCCGGCGGTGATGATCTACAATGCCTTCGCGCGCCAGATCACCGGCTATCGCGGGCTGGTCGGCGATGCGGCGGCGGCGGTGCTGCGCCTCGCCGGCCGCGACCTGGACCGCCACGCCGCCGGCCGGCCGCGCGTGGCGCGGACCGCTGCGGAGTAA
- the exbD gene encoding TonB system transport protein ExbD, with protein MAMHFGRGDGDIDEVHEINVTPFIDVMLVLLIIFMIAAPLATVDVAVNLPSSTAERQPRPDRPLFLTVKSDLSLTVGEDSVSREGLAAALDRAAGGDREQRVFLRADKAVAYGDLMSVMNVLRSTGYLKVALVGLDAGGQR; from the coding sequence ATGGCAATGCACTTCGGCCGCGGCGACGGCGACATCGACGAGGTGCACGAGATCAATGTCACGCCGTTCATCGACGTGATGCTGGTGCTGCTCATCATCTTCATGATCGCGGCGCCGCTCGCCACCGTCGATGTGGCGGTCAACCTGCCCTCCTCCACCGCCGAACGGCAGCCGCGGCCCGACCGTCCGCTGTTCCTGACCGTGAAGTCCGACCTGTCGCTGACGGTCGGCGAGGATTCGGTGAGCCGCGAGGGGCTTGCCGCCGCGCTCGACCGCGCCGCCGGCGGCGACCGCGAGCAGCGGGTGTTCCTGCGCGCCGACAAGGCGGTGGCCTATGGCGATCTGATGTCGGTGATGAACGTGCTGCGCTCGACCGGCTATCTCAAGGTCGCGCTGGTCGGGCTCGATGCCGGAGGGCAGCGATGA
- a CDS encoding energy transducer TonB codes for MTSPTFPRQDSLRWGLAFAFAAAAHGAVALAVLTNWQSEEVTAGMPVVIELELMSASPDSASSESVPGPEQTQADLTPEPKTTEETEPEKTESPPEPETAETPLETEQAAVEPPTPDPIEVPETVPAVPAPKPVPRPDIKTSEVKKPDPKREAKKPERKPKRPQTAAATTAPSSAEAVASVPASQTFGHGASNALPNWNSRIVAHLQRHKRYPAEAQARGETGVARLSFTVDRAGHVIASRLTASSGHSSLDRETAELILRAQPLPPPPPELAGARFSFSVPIRYSLR; via the coding sequence ATGACTTCGCCCACGTTCCCCCGTCAGGATTCGCTGCGCTGGGGCCTCGCATTCGCGTTTGCCGCGGCGGCGCACGGCGCGGTCGCATTGGCGGTGCTGACCAATTGGCAGTCCGAGGAGGTGACGGCCGGCATGCCGGTGGTGATCGAGCTCGAACTGATGTCAGCCTCGCCGGACTCGGCCAGCAGCGAGAGCGTTCCGGGGCCCGAGCAGACCCAGGCCGATCTCACCCCTGAGCCGAAGACGACCGAGGAAACCGAGCCCGAAAAGACCGAGTCGCCCCCCGAGCCTGAGACGGCCGAGACGCCACTCGAGACCGAGCAGGCGGCGGTGGAGCCGCCGACGCCCGATCCGATCGAGGTGCCGGAGACGGTGCCGGCAGTACCGGCCCCGAAGCCGGTGCCGCGGCCCGACATCAAGACCTCCGAAGTCAAGAAGCCCGATCCGAAGCGCGAGGCGAAGAAGCCCGAGCGCAAGCCGAAGCGGCCGCAGACGGCCGCGGCCACCACCGCGCCGAGTTCCGCCGAAGCCGTGGCGTCCGTCCCGGCATCGCAGACGTTCGGCCACGGCGCGAGCAACGCGCTGCCGAACTGGAATAGCCGGATCGTCGCCCATCTGCAGCGCCATAAGCGCTACCCGGCCGAAGCGCAGGCGCGCGGCGAGACCGGCGTCGCCCGGCTCAGTTTTACCGTCGATCGCGCCGGCCACGTCATTGCCAGCCGCCTCACCGCCAGCTCCGGCCACTCGTCGCTCGACCGCGAGACGGCCGAGCTGATCCTGCGGGCGCAGCCGCTACCGCCGCCGCCGCCCGAGCTTGCGGGCGCGCGCTTCAGCTTCTCGGTGCCGATCCGCTACAGCCTGCGGTGA
- the hutW gene encoding heme anaerobic degradation radical SAM methyltransferase ChuW/HutW, with translation MNGQPSMSGHKAPAADPIARFFAAGEGDPLTGAFTARVPVMPWRNATPVPPEETAAVYADALARRREDTTVAYLHIPFCHNHCLFCGFFQTVWHPDLSAPFVDDVLAELARAADAPLVAEGPPIAAVYLGGGTPTALAAADLGRLIEGLRRHLPLAADCEITVEGRIHDFPIDKAKAARDAGANRFSIGVQSFDTTIRRRLGRKASRAQIERALGDLLALNGPAVIADLIYGLPGQDSRTWQVDVSTAMALGLDGVDVYALNVWQHGPLAKAIVRGKLPQAAVLGDQARFYDEAVSRLVDAGWRQLSQAHFGRTTVERNRYNRLVKDGAVCLAFGAGAGGSAHGLSWRTIPALDRRAEAIAAGRWPIEGIARLPADHAARTRVITSLDLGRLDLAALEREAPGVLAAAERLLANWRAAGLINIVDEVMTTTRAGAFWSVNLTSGLHAALDMAAQGTATRAA, from the coding sequence GTGAACGGCCAGCCGTCCATGTCCGGCCACAAGGCGCCGGCAGCCGATCCGATCGCCCGCTTCTTCGCGGCAGGCGAGGGCGACCCGCTGACGGGCGCCTTCACGGCGCGCGTGCCGGTCATGCCCTGGCGCAACGCCACGCCGGTGCCGCCGGAGGAGACCGCGGCGGTTTACGCGGACGCGCTCGCCCGCCGGCGCGAGGATACCACCGTCGCCTATCTGCACATTCCGTTCTGCCACAATCATTGCCTGTTCTGCGGCTTCTTCCAGACGGTGTGGCACCCGGATCTGTCGGCGCCGTTCGTCGACGACGTGCTGGCCGAGCTGGCGCGCGCCGCTGACGCGCCGCTGGTCGCCGAGGGACCGCCGATCGCCGCGGTCTATCTCGGCGGCGGCACGCCGACCGCGTTGGCCGCCGCCGATCTCGGCCGCCTGATCGAGGGTCTGCGCCGGCATCTGCCGCTGGCCGCCGATTGCGAGATCACGGTGGAGGGCCGCATCCACGATTTCCCGATCGACAAGGCGAAGGCCGCCCGCGATGCCGGCGCCAACCGTTTCTCGATCGGCGTGCAATCGTTCGACACGACGATTCGCCGCCGCCTTGGCCGCAAGGCCAGCCGCGCCCAGATCGAGCGGGCGCTGGGCGACCTATTGGCGCTCAACGGCCCGGCGGTGATCGCCGACCTGATCTATGGCCTGCCGGGACAGGACAGCCGCACTTGGCAGGTCGATGTTTCGACCGCGATGGCACTCGGCCTCGACGGCGTCGACGTCTATGCCCTGAACGTCTGGCAGCACGGCCCGCTGGCCAAGGCGATCGTGCGGGGCAAGCTGCCGCAGGCGGCGGTTCTCGGCGATCAGGCCCGCTTCTATGACGAGGCGGTGAGCCGCCTTGTCGATGCCGGCTGGCGCCAGCTTTCGCAGGCGCATTTCGGCCGCACCACGGTCGAGCGCAACCGCTACAACCGGCTGGTCAAGGACGGTGCGGTGTGCCTCGCCTTCGGCGCCGGGGCCGGCGGCTCGGCCCACGGCCTGTCCTGGCGCACCATTCCCGCGCTCGACCGCCGCGCCGAGGCGATCGCCGCCGGCCGCTGGCCGATCGAGGGCATCGCCCGGCTTCCGGCCGACCACGCCGCCCGTACCCGCGTCATCACCTCGCTCGATCTCGGGCGGCTCGACCTCGCAGCTCTGGAACGCGAGGCGCCCGGCGTGCTGGCAGCGGCCGAACGCCTGCTCGCCAATTGGCGCGCCGCCGGGCTGATCAACATCGTCGATGAGGTGATGACCACCACCCGCGCCGGTGCGTTCTGGTCGGTGAACCTCACCTCCGGCCTGCACGCCGCCCTCGACATGGCCGCCCAGGGCACCGCCACCCGCGCGGCGTGA
- the hutX gene encoding heme utilization cystosolic carrier protein HutX, whose amino-acid sequence MTVPAELVRRIAANPGLVIEQAAHEYGVSARTVVEALPAAMRRFAPASAFEEVMADIAGWGEVTVIVHTVDGIFEMTTAVPRGEIGHGYFNLMSSSGLHGHLRHDRCGGLGFVERPFMGKPSAAVLFFNIDGGIMFKVFVGRDESRALRVDQLEAFRALADRLAGAVEAAA is encoded by the coding sequence ATGACCGTACCCGCCGAACTCGTCCGCCGAATTGCCGCCAATCCGGGCCTGGTGATCGAGCAGGCCGCCCATGAATACGGCGTCAGCGCCCGCACCGTGGTCGAGGCGCTGCCCGCAGCGATGCGCCGCTTCGCGCCGGCGTCCGCTTTCGAGGAAGTGATGGCCGACATCGCCGGCTGGGGCGAGGTCACGGTCATCGTCCACACCGTAGACGGCATCTTCGAGATGACCACCGCCGTGCCGCGCGGCGAGATCGGCCATGGCTATTTCAATCTGATGTCGTCGAGCGGCCTGCACGGCCATCTGCGCCACGACCGCTGCGGCGGGCTGGGCTTCGTCGAGCGCCCGTTCATGGGCAAGCCGTCGGCGGCGGTGCTGTTCTTCAACATCGACGGCGGCATCATGTTCAAGGTGTTCGTCGGCCGCGACGAGAGCCGCGCGCTGCGCGTCGACCAGCTCGAAGCCTTCCGCGCGCTGGCCGACCGGCTGGCCGGTGCGGTGGAGGCCGCGGCGTGA
- a CDS encoding antibiotic biosynthesis monooxygenase family protein produces the protein MFIAMNRFRIAKGQEDAFERIWLGRDSRLPELPGFVAFHLLKGPEAADHTLYASHTVWATKADFEHWTTSEQFRSAHSGAGGGSASGIYLEHPTFEGFEVRQTIEAKTG, from the coding sequence GTGTTCATCGCCATGAATCGCTTTCGCATCGCCAAGGGCCAGGAGGACGCGTTCGAGCGCATCTGGCTCGGCCGCGACTCGCGCCTGCCCGAACTGCCGGGCTTCGTCGCCTTCCATCTGCTCAAGGGGCCGGAAGCGGCGGACCACACGCTCTACGCCTCGCACACGGTGTGGGCGACGAAGGCTGACTTCGAGCACTGGACCACCTCCGAGCAGTTCCGCAGCGCCCATTCCGGCGCCGGCGGCGGCTCGGCCTCCGGCATCTATCTCGAACACCCGACATTCGAAGGCTTCGAGGTGCGCCAGACCATCGAGGCCAAGACCGGCTGA
- a CDS encoding TonB-dependent hemoglobin/transferrin/lactoferrin family receptor, with protein sequence MKTNRTGGAAARLAGVSMAAAGALAAAVPQAASAQQATAQQEMSADEVLMLDPVTVLATRTEELAIDALAAVSVVTEGDLDTIMPTRPAEVFKYVPGVSFSDRGDDPGSSINIRGLQDFGRVAVIVDGARQNFQRSGHGSDGQFYLDPEMLSGAEVVRGPVANIYGSGAIGGVVSFTTKDTDDILRPGERWGALANTLFGTNRGQAMGSLFGAVRPADSYDVAFGASYRTESDYDNGNGERVDNSGNDISSGLAKATFRPADGHEIKLAGLTNRSDYVVGQTTASASAYDTKLQNDTASLRWRYSKPEDRLFDFEGSVYWNRTDMDQTKVGGTSGQISGILGAARNFSIDTAGFDLHNTTRFDTGSFRHAFTYGADFFNDQVSTNDPTGASDLSTPSGERSVYGGFLQWKLNHADWFELITAARYDGYELSGGGNSSEGDRISPKVTLGITPLPWLTVYGTYAEGYRAPAVTETLVAGAHPGYAPGIPSLFTFVPNPALQPEVGKTKEIGFNIRKDDLFKKGDALRAKINVFRNDVENYIEIFTYGDPVTWCPVTFPGCPPVPVVTINDYSLAQYRNIPEAVIEGFEFEGRYDAGGWYLRLTAQWMEGRNVIDDLALLSIPSDRIVTAAGIRLLDRKLTVEASWTAARYDHVPDGYTYTAAYNLVDIYVGYQPTPDVLLHAAVTNLLDEYYLPIPVAQPDMILATAAPGLAFKGGLKIRFGG encoded by the coding sequence GTGAAGACGAATCGGACAGGAGGCGCGGCGGCGCGGCTGGCAGGGGTGTCGATGGCGGCGGCCGGTGCCCTTGCCGCCGCGGTGCCGCAGGCGGCAAGCGCGCAGCAGGCGACGGCGCAACAGGAGATGAGCGCCGACGAGGTGCTGATGCTCGATCCGGTGACGGTGCTGGCGACGCGGACCGAGGAATTGGCGATCGACGCGCTGGCCGCGGTCAGCGTCGTGACCGAGGGCGACCTCGACACCATCATGCCGACCCGGCCGGCCGAGGTGTTCAAGTACGTGCCCGGCGTTTCGTTCTCCGATCGCGGCGACGACCCCGGCTCGTCCATCAATATTCGCGGCCTGCAGGATTTCGGCCGCGTCGCGGTGATCGTCGACGGCGCCCGTCAGAACTTCCAGCGCTCGGGGCACGGCTCCGACGGCCAGTTCTATCTCGATCCGGAGATGCTCTCCGGGGCCGAGGTGGTGCGCGGCCCGGTGGCCAACATCTACGGCTCCGGCGCCATCGGCGGCGTGGTGTCGTTCACCACCAAGGACACCGACGACATCCTGCGGCCGGGCGAGCGCTGGGGCGCGCTGGCCAACACCCTGTTCGGCACCAATCGCGGCCAAGCGATGGGCTCGCTGTTCGGCGCCGTGCGGCCGGCCGACAGCTACGACGTCGCGTTCGGCGCCTCCTACCGGACGGAGTCCGACTACGACAACGGCAATGGCGAGCGGGTGGACAATTCGGGCAACGACATCTCATCCGGCCTCGCCAAGGCCACGTTCCGTCCCGCCGACGGCCACGAGATCAAGCTCGCCGGCCTCACCAACCGCTCCGATTACGTGGTCGGCCAGACCACGGCTTCGGCCTCGGCCTACGACACCAAGCTGCAGAACGACACCGCCTCGCTGCGCTGGCGCTATTCCAAGCCCGAGGACCGGCTGTTCGATTTCGAGGGTTCGGTCTACTGGAACCGCACCGACATGGACCAGACAAAGGTCGGCGGCACCTCGGGCCAGATCAGCGGTATACTTGGCGCGGCGCGCAACTTCAGCATCGACACCGCCGGCTTCGACCTCCACAACACCACGCGCTTCGACACCGGCTCGTTTCGCCACGCCTTCACCTATGGCGCCGACTTCTTCAACGATCAGGTCTCGACCAACGACCCCACCGGCGCCTCGGATCTCTCGACCCCGTCCGGCGAGCGCTCCGTCTATGGCGGCTTCCTGCAGTGGAAGCTCAATCATGCCGATTGGTTCGAGTTGATCACCGCCGCCCGCTATGACGGCTACGAGCTGTCCGGCGGCGGCAATTCCTCGGAAGGCGACCGCATCTCGCCCAAGGTCACGCTCGGCATCACGCCGCTGCCGTGGCTCACCGTCTACGGCACCTATGCCGAGGGCTATCGCGCTCCCGCCGTGACCGAGACGCTGGTGGCCGGCGCCCACCCCGGCTACGCGCCCGGCATTCCGAGCCTGTTCACCTTCGTGCCCAATCCGGCGCTGCAGCCGGAAGTCGGCAAGACCAAGGAGATCGGCTTCAACATCCGCAAGGACGACTTGTTCAAGAAGGGCGATGCGCTGCGCGCCAAGATCAATGTGTTCCGCAACGACGTCGAGAACTACATTGAAATCTTCACCTATGGCGATCCGGTCACTTGGTGTCCGGTGACGTTTCCCGGCTGTCCGCCGGTTCCGGTGGTGACCATCAACGACTATTCGCTGGCGCAATACCGCAACATTCCCGAGGCGGTGATCGAGGGCTTCGAGTTCGAAGGCCGCTACGATGCCGGCGGCTGGTATCTCCGCCTCACCGCCCAGTGGATGGAGGGGCGCAACGTCATCGACGATCTTGCGCTGCTGTCGATCCCGTCCGACCGGATCGTCACCGCCGCCGGCATCCGCCTGCTCGACCGCAAGCTGACGGTGGAGGCAAGCTGGACGGCGGCGCGCTACGACCACGTTCCCGACGGCTACACCTACACCGCCGCCTACAATCTGGTGGACATCTATGTCGGCTACCAGCCGACCCCGGACGTGCTGCTGCACGCCGCGGTGACCAACCTGCTCGACGAATACTATCTGCCGATCCCTGTCGCGCAGCCCGACATGATCCTGGCCACCGCCGCCCCCGGCCTCGCCTTCAAGGGCGGGCTCAAGATCCGGTTCGGGGGCTGA
- the hemP gene encoding hemin uptake protein HemP, producing the protein MPAKRAIPIERNRIESCDLFVATREITIGHGTETYRLRLTAQNKLILTK; encoded by the coding sequence ATGCCGGCAAAACGTGCCATCCCCATCGAGCGGAACCGGATCGAAAGCTGCGACCTGTTCGTCGCCACCCGCGAGATCACCATCGGGCACGGAACCGAGACCTATCGGCTGCGCCTCACGGCCCAGAACAAGCTGATCCTGACCAAATGA
- a CDS encoding heme/hemin ABC transporter substrate-binding protein, giving the protein MRTSAARIAVLARPVLAGLVLAGLVLSGLAISFPATRAMAAGATSPDASRIVSVGAAVTEILYALGLDGRVVAVDATSQFPARALKEKPSVGYLRQLSPEGVLGTNPSLVLAAAAAGPPETVRVLEAAAVPLVRVPDSYDGAGILAKIRLIAATAGAATRGECLAAAVAGDLDALAGLGSKVTAPPRVVFLLSFVNGRAMVAGRGTAADGMIRLVGAVNVFDNLDGYKPVTDEAVVAARPETVIVMDTGGIPGPGGAGMLTADQVFAHAGFAATPAAEHRAFHRIGAQALAFGPITAQAALDLAQTLHPGLAAAPRPPAPDCSR; this is encoded by the coding sequence ATGCGAACCAGCGCTGCGCGGATCGCCGTCCTGGCGCGGCCAGTCTTGGCGGGGCTCGTCTTGGCGGGGCTCGTCCTGTCCGGTCTTGCCATTTCCTTCCCCGCCACTCGCGCCATGGCAGCCGGTGCGACCTCCCCCGACGCCAGCCGCATCGTGTCGGTGGGCGCCGCGGTCACCGAGATTCTCTATGCGCTCGGGCTCGACGGGCGGGTGGTGGCGGTCGATGCCACCAGCCAGTTCCCGGCGCGGGCGCTGAAGGAGAAGCCGAGCGTCGGCTATCTGCGCCAGCTTTCTCCCGAGGGCGTGCTCGGCACCAATCCCTCGCTGGTGCTGGCCGCCGCGGCGGCCGGCCCGCCCGAGACCGTGCGGGTGCTGGAGGCGGCCGCCGTGCCGCTGGTGCGGGTGCCGGACAGCTATGACGGCGCAGGCATCCTCGCCAAGATCCGCCTGATCGCGGCGACCGCCGGCGCCGCGACGCGCGGCGAATGCCTCGCCGCGGCGGTGGCGGGCGATCTCGATGCACTGGCCGGGCTCGGCAGCAAGGTGACGGCGCCGCCGCGCGTGGTGTTCCTGCTGTCCTTCGTCAATGGCCGGGCCATGGTCGCCGGCCGCGGTACCGCCGCCGACGGGATGATCCGGCTGGTCGGTGCGGTCAACGTGTTCGACAACCTCGACGGCTACAAGCCGGTCACCGACGAGGCGGTTGTCGCCGCCCGCCCCGAGACGGTGATCGTCATGGACACCGGCGGTATCCCCGGTCCCGGCGGCGCCGGCATGCTGACAGCCGATCAGGTGTTCGCGCACGCTGGCTTCGCCGCCACGCCGGCCGCCGAGCATCGCGCCTTCCACCGCATCGGGGCGCAGGCGCTGGCCTTCGGCCCCATCACCGCACAGGCGGCGCTCGATCTGGCCCAGACACTGCATCCCGGCCTTGCCGCCGCACCGCGCCCACCCGCACCGGACTGCAGCCGATGA
- a CDS encoding FecCD family ABC transporter permease, translated as MTMALPATAGAERPHHPLAHAPALVLGILLALLIAAALSAATVGAAGIPLERLPAALGLVAGDPATVERDRLVVWSIRLPRIAMAVMVGALLAAGGTILQGLFRNPLADPGLVGVSSGAALAAAATIVLGDRLMPTLPAETLPVAAFAGALVVTATLYRIATRGGRTSIAMLLLGGLAIGALAGALTGLLVFVADDRQLRDVTFWTLGSLSGATWAKAATILPFLLALVVATPLLVRDLDRLALGEAEAFHLGTSVERLKRLAIVLVSAAVGAAVAVSGVIGFVGIIVPHLLRLIIGPGHRLLVPAALLLGPVLMLGADTLARLVVAPAELPIGILTAILGAPVFLGLLLRQRAQIGL; from the coding sequence ATGACCATGGCGCTGCCGGCCACTGCCGGCGCCGAGCGGCCGCACCACCCGCTGGCGCATGCGCCAGCCCTGGTGCTGGGCATCCTGCTCGCGCTGCTGATCGCGGCCGCGCTCAGTGCCGCGACGGTCGGCGCCGCCGGCATTCCACTGGAGCGGCTGCCGGCGGCGCTGGGCTTGGTTGCTGGCGATCCCGCGACGGTCGAGCGCGACCGGCTGGTGGTGTGGTCGATCCGCCTGCCGCGCATCGCCATGGCGGTGATGGTGGGCGCGCTGCTGGCGGCCGGCGGCACGATCCTGCAGGGGCTGTTCCGCAATCCTCTGGCCGATCCCGGCCTCGTCGGCGTCTCCAGCGGCGCGGCGCTGGCCGCCGCCGCCACCATCGTGCTGGGCGACCGGCTGATGCCGACGCTACCGGCCGAGACGCTGCCGGTTGCGGCCTTCGCCGGGGCGCTCGTCGTCACCGCCACGCTCTACCGCATCGCCACGCGCGGCGGGCGCACCTCCATCGCCATGCTGCTGCTCGGCGGGCTGGCGATCGGCGCGCTGGCGGGGGCACTCACCGGCCTGCTGGTGTTCGTCGCCGACGACCGGCAATTGCGCGATGTGACGTTCTGGACGCTCGGCTCGCTGTCGGGCGCCACCTGGGCCAAGGCGGCGACCATCCTGCCCTTCCTGCTGGCGCTGGTGGTCGCCACACCGCTGCTGGTGCGCGACCTCGACCGGCTGGCGCTCGGCGAAGCCGAGGCGTTCCACCTCGGCACCTCGGTCGAACGGCTCAAGCGCCTCGCCATCGTGCTGGTGTCGGCGGCGGTGGGCGCGGCGGTGGCGGTGTCCGGCGTGATCGGCTTCGTCGGCATCATCGTGCCGCATCTGCTGCGGCTCATCATCGGGCCGGGGCACCGGCTGCTGGTGCCGGCCGCGCTGCTGCTCGGCCCGGTGCTGATGCTGGGCGCCGACACCCTGGCGCGGTTGGTGGTGGCGCCAGCCGAGCTGCCGATCGGCATCCTCACCGCCATTCTGGGCGCGCCGGTGTTCCTCGGCCTGCTGCTGCGGCAGCGGGCGCAGATCGGGCTGTGA
- a CDS encoding heme ABC transporter ATP-binding protein, with product MAVLDAEAITVAAGSKRLVDGVSLAIEAGQVVALVGPNGAGKSTLLRALSGEIVPRAGCVRLRGADIRSLRPAALARRRAVMSQNSTVAFAFTVAEVVRMGAGERQGPRIEAFVDAALAEVDLCGFRERIITTLSGGEQQRAHFARVLVQLMVGAETEGPGLMLLDEPIAALDLRHQLDIADSMRRFAARGGTVLAVLHDLNIAARTADRIVVLDRGRLAADGSPQATVTESMLQTVFRVGDAVGHVPPQGTPFVLPHAMRAMV from the coding sequence ATGGCCGTGCTGGATGCCGAGGCGATTACGGTGGCTGCCGGCAGCAAGCGGCTGGTCGATGGCGTCTCGCTCGCCATCGAAGCCGGCCAAGTGGTGGCGCTGGTCGGCCCCAATGGCGCCGGCAAGTCGACCCTGCTGCGGGCGTTGTCTGGCGAGATCGTGCCGCGCGCCGGTTGCGTGCGCCTGCGGGGCGCGGATATCCGCAGCCTCAGACCGGCGGCCCTGGCGCGGCGGCGGGCGGTGATGTCGCAGAACTCGACCGTGGCGTTCGCCTTCACCGTCGCCGAGGTGGTGCGGATGGGAGCCGGCGAGCGTCAGGGGCCGCGCATCGAGGCGTTCGTCGACGCCGCGCTGGCAGAGGTCGACCTCTGCGGCTTCCGCGAGCGGATCATCACCACGCTGTCGGGCGGCGAGCAGCAGCGCGCCCATTTCGCCCGCGTACTGGTGCAACTCATGGTCGGCGCCGAGACCGAAGGCCCCGGCCTGATGCTGCTCGATGAGCCGATCGCCGCTCTCGACCTGCGCCACCAGCTCGACATCGCCGATTCGATGCGCCGGTTCGCCGCCCGCGGCGGCACGGTGCTGGCGGTTCTGCACGACCTCAACATCGCCGCCCGCACCGCCGATCGCATCGTGGTGCTCGACCGCGGCCGGCTCGCGGCCGACGGGTCGCCGCAGGCGACCGTGACCGAATCGATGCTGCAGACGGTGTTCCGGGTCGGCGATGCGGTCGGCCACGTGCCGCCGCAGGGCACGCCCTTCGTGCTGCCGCACGCCATGCGGGCGATGGTTTGA